CACCACGACCAGCACGCCACGGAAGGACGACGACTGTGACCGACACCGTGTCCGAGACCCCCACCACCGCGGGTCCGCCCGAGCTCGAGGGCCTGGGCAAGTACCAGTACGGCTGGTCGGACTCCGACACCGCCGGCTCCACCGCCCGTCGCGGCCTGTCCGAGGACGTCGTGCGCAACATCTCGGCGTTGAAGGACGAGCCCGAGTGGATGCTCGCGCTGCGCCTGAAGGCCCTGCGCCTGTTCGGCCGCAAGCCGATGCCGGACTGGGGTTCGGACCTCACCGGGATCGACTTCGAGAACATCAAGTACTTCGTGCGGTCCACGGAGAAGCAGGCGACCAGCTGGGACGACCTGCCCGAGGACATCAAGAACACGTACGACCGGCTCGGGATCCCCGAGGCAGAGAAGCAGCGCCTCATCGCCGGCGTCGCGGCCCAGTACGAGTCCGAGGTCGTCTACCACCAGATCCGCGAGGACCTGGAGGAGAAGGGCGTCATCTTCGTCGACACCGACACCGGGCTGCGTGAGCACGAGGAGCTCTTCAAGGAGTACTTCGGCACCGTCATCCCCGTCGGGGACAACAAGTTCGCCTCGCTCAACACGGCCGTGTGGTCCGGCGGGTCGTTCATCTACGTCCCCAAGGGCGTCCACGTCGACATCCCGCTGCAGGCCTACTTCCGGATCAACACCGAGAACATGGGCCAGTTCGAGCGGACGCTGATCATCGCCGACGAGGGCTCCTACGTGCACTACGTCGAGGGCTGCACCGCGCCGATCTACCAGTCGGACTCGCTGCACTCCGCGGTCGTCGAGATCGTCGTGAAGAAGAACGCCCGCGTGCGGTACACGACCATCCAGAACTGGTCGAACAACGTCTACAACCTGGTCACCAAGCGCGCCACGGCCGCCGAGGGCGCGACCATGGAGTGGATCGACGGGAACATCGGGTCCAAGGTCACGATGAAGTACCCGGCCGTCTACCTCATGGGCGAGCACGCCAAGGGCGAGACCCTCTCGATCGCCATGGCCGGTGAGGGCCAGCACCAGGACGCCGGCGCGAAGATGGTGCACGCCGCGCCCCACACCGCGAGCTCGATCGTCTCCAAGTCGATCGCCCGCGGCGGTGGCCGTACGTCCTACCGCGGCCTCATCCAGGTCCTCGAGGGCGCGCACCACTCGGCCTCGACGGTGCGTTGCGACGCGCTGCTCGTCGACACGATCTCCCGGTCGGACACCTACCCCTACAACGACATCCGCGAGGACGACGTCGTCATGGGGCACGAGGCCACGGTCTCGAAGGTCTCCGACGACCAGCTCTTCTACCTCATGAGCCGCGGCATGGCCGAGGACGAGGCCATGGCGATGATCGTGCGCGGGTTCATCGAGCCCGTCGCGCGCGAGCTGCCCATGGAGTACGCGCTGGAACTGAACCGCCTGATCGAGCTGCAGATGGAAGGGGCCGTCGGCTGATGACCCTGGTCAACGAAGAGACCACCGCCTCCGCGCCGGGCACCCGCTCCGGCGCGGGGGACACCTCCGGGGCGCACACGCACGGCGGGCCCGTCGTGCCCGAGGCCTCGCGCGCGGCGCGGGCCACGTCGTTCGACGTCGCCGACTTCCCGGTCCCCACGGGCCGGGAGGAGGAGTGGAAGTTCTCCCCGCTGCGCGAGCTCGCGCCGCTGTTCGAGGTCTCCGAGCGCGCCGCGGGGAACTCGGCCTCCGTCGAGGTCAGCGCGCCCGCCGGTGTCGAGCACCTCACCGGCACCCCGGCCGAGGTCGGGGCCGGGACGGCGTTCGTGCCCGGTGACCGCGTGGCCGCCGCGTCGTGGAACGCCACCGACGTCGCGCACGTCGTCCGCATCCCGGCCGAGGCCGAGCTCACCGAGCCCGTGCTCGTCACGGTGCGCGGGCAGGCCGGCCGCACGAGCGAGGGCCACCTCGTCGTGGAGACCGGGCACCACGCCAAGGCCTTGGTCGTGCTCTCGCACGTCGGGTCCGGCGCCCACCGCGGCAACGTCGAGGTCCGCGCCGGCGACGGCTCGGAACTGACCGTCGTCAGCCTGCAGGAGTGGGACGAGGACGCGCTGCACGTCGGCCAGCACGACGTCCGCGTCGGCCGCGACGCGCAGGTGCGCCACATCGTCGTCACCCTGGGCGGCAAGGCCGTCCGCGTCTCGGCGAACATCGCCTACGCCGCCCCCGGCGGATCGGCCACGGCGCTCGGCGTGTACTTCGCGGGGTCCGGCCAGCACTCCGAGCACCGCCAGTTCGTCGACCACACGGCCGTGAACTGCCGCAGCTACGTCGAGTACAAGGGCGCCCTGCAGGGTGCCGACGCCCACGCGGTGTGGATCGGTGACGTGCTCATCCGCGCCACCGCCGAGGGCACCGAGACGTACGAGCTGAACCGGAACCTCGTCCTGACCGACGGGGCGCGCGCCGACTCGGTGCCGAACCTGGAGATCGAGACCGGCGAGATCGTCGGCGCCGGCCACGCCAGCGCCACGGGCCGGTTCGACGACGAGCAGCTCTTCTACCTGCAGTCGCGCGGGATCAGCGAGGAGGAGGCCCGCCGCCTCGTCGTGCGCGGGTTCTTCGCCAGCATCGTCGACAAGATCGGCATCCCCGAGGTGTCGCAGCGACTCATGACCACGATCGAGGGCCGGCTGGCCGAGGACCCCACCGCCGCCCCTGCCGCCCAGCCCGTTGAGGAGAACTGAATGTCCACCCTGGAGATCCGCGACCTGCACGTGACGGTCGACGAGGCGGACGGTTCCGTCAAGGAGATCCTGCGCGGGGTCGACCTGACCATCGCCTCCGGCGAGGTCCACGCCGTCATGGGCCCCAACGGGTCCGGCAAGTCGACCCTGGCGTACTCCATCGCCGGGCACCCCAAGTACACCGTCACCGGCGGCACCGTGACGCTCGACGGCGAGGACGTCCTCGCCATGAGCGTCGACGAGCGCGCCCGCGCCGGCATGTTCCTCGCCATGCAGTACCCGGTCGAGGTCCCCGGCGTGACGGTCTCGAACTTCCTGCGCACCGCCAAGACCGCGATCGACGGCGAGGCGCCGAAGCTGCGCACGTGGGTCAAGGACGTCAAGCAGGCGATGGACGACCTGCGGATGGACCCCTCCTTCGCCGAGCGCAACGTCAACGAGCACTTCTCCGGCGGCGAGAAGAAGCGACACGAGATCCTCCAGATGGAGCTGCTCAAGCCGAAGTTCGCGATCCTCGACGAGACCGACTCCGGCCTCGACGTCGACGCGCTGAAGATCGTCTCGGAGGGCGTCAACCGGTCGTTGTCCGCCGTGTCCCCGGGCGTGCTGCTCATCACGCACTACACGCGCATCCTGCGGTACATCAAGCCCGACTTCGTCCACGTCTTCGTGAACGGCAAGGTCGCCGAGCAGGGCGGCCCGGAGCTGGCCGATTCCCTCGAGGAGACCGGGTACGACCGGTTCCTCACCCCCGCCTGAGGAGCTGAGCGACCGTGACCGACACCACCACACCGGCGGGCGCTGCGAGCGGTCCGACCCCGGCGGCGCTGGCCGACGTCGAGGAGGCCCTCAAGGACGTCATCGACCCCGAGCTCGGGGTCAACATCGTCGACCTCGGCCTCGTCTACGGGCTGACCGTCTCGGACGACAACGTCGCCACGATCGACATGACGCTGACCAGCGCGGCCTGCCCGCTGACCGACGTCCTGGAGGACCAGACGGCCCAGGCCCTGGCCGACGTCGTGGCCGACCACCGCATCAACTGGGTGTGGATGCCGCCGTGGGGCATGGAGAAGATCACCGACGACGGTCGTGACCAGCTCCGCGCCCTGGGGTTCAACGTCTGACCCTGCCGTGCGAAGGCCCCCGGACGAGCGTCCGGGGGCCTTCGCCCGTCCTGCCTCCGCCGGTCGGCTCGTAGACTGGCCCGGCCTCCCGCCCGACCCGAGTCCCTGTGAGCTGCCCCCGTGATCGTCGCCACCGACATCGAACTCCGCGCAGGCGCGCGCCTGTTGATGGAGGGGGTGAACTTCCGGGTCGCCGCGGGTGACCGCATCGGCCTGGTCGGCCGCAACGGGGCGGGCAAGACCACGCTGACCAAGGTCCTCGCCGGTGAGGGGCAGCCCGCCTCCGGGACGGTGACCCGCTCGGGGGAGATCGGCTACCTGCCGCAGGACCCGCGCGCCGGGGACCCCGAGATGCTCGCGCGCGACCGGATCCTGGCCGCCCGCGGTCTGGACGCCGTCGTGACCAAGCTGCGCCGGGCCGAGGCCGACATGGCCAGCGACGACCCGAAGGTCCGGGACCGTGCGATGGACCGCTACACCAAGCTCGACGCGCGGTTCGAGGCGCTCGGCGGGTACACCGCCGAGAGCGAGGCGGCGCGCATCTGCGCCAACCTCAACCTGCCCGAGCGGATCCTGACCCAGCAGCTCAAGACGCTGTCCGGTGGTCAGCGCCGGCGCGTGGAGCTGGCCCGGATCCTGTTCTCCGCCAGCGAGACGCTGCTGCTGGACGAGCCGACGAACCACCTGGACGCCGACTCGATCACCTGGCTGCGCGAGCACCTGAAGAACTACGCGGGCGGCCTCATCGTCATCAGCCACGACGTCGAGCTGCTCGAGGTCGTCGTCAACCGCGTCTTCCACCTCGACGCCAACCGCGCCACCATCGACCTCTACAACGTCGGGTGGAAGAACTACCTCAAGCAGCGCGAGACCGACGAGAAGCGCCGCCAGCGCGAACGCGCCAACGCCGAGAAGAAGGCTGGGACCCTGCTGGCCCAGGCCGCCAAGATGGGCGCCAAGGCCACGAAGGCCGTCGCGGCGCAGAACATGGCCAAGCGCGCCGAGCGGCTCCTGGACGGCCTCGAGGACGTCCGCGTCCAGGACAAGGTCGCCAAGCTGCGGTTCCCCAAGCCCGCGCCGTGCGGCAAAACGCCGCTCATGGCCGAAGGCCTGTCGAAGTCGTACGGTTCGCTGGAGATCTTCACCTCCGTCGACCTGGCCATCGACCGCGGCAGCCGCGTCGTCATCCTCGGCCTCAACGGCGCCGGCAAGACGACGCTGCTGCGCATGCTCGGTGGTGTCGAGGACCCCGACACCGGCCAGATCGTCCCCGGGCACGGGCTGAAGGTGGGCTACTACGCCCAGGAGCACGAGACGCTCGACCACGACCGCACGGTCCTGGAGAACATGCGCTCGGCGTCCCCGGACCTCGACGACACCCGGGTCCGGACGGTCCTGGGCTCGTTCCTGTTCTCCGGCGACGACGTCGACAAGCCCGCCGGGGTGCTGTCCGGCGGGGAGAAGACGCGCCTGGCCCTGGCCACGCTCGTCGTCTCCAGCGCCAACGTCCTGCTCCTGGACGAGCCGACGAACAACCTCGACCCGGCCTCGCGCGCGGAGATCCTCGACGCCCTCAAGCACTACGAGGGTGCCGTCGTGCTGGTGACGCACGACGAGGGTGCCGTGGAGGCCCTGGGGCCCGAGCGCGTGGTCCTCCTGCCCGACGGTGTCGAGGACCTGTGGAACGCCGGCTACGCGGAGCTGGTGGCGCTCGCCTGACCGGGCGCGGCGCCCGTCCGCGGGTCCGCCCTGGAGTGCACTCCTGAAACGTTCCTGCTGGTGAGAGGCCTGGACGGCGCGGTTCGGGCGCTGCGCCGCCCGGTGGAGCGACGCGGCTTCGACTGGCCAGGACGGCCCCCAGTGGTGACCATGGAGGGGGTCTGGGAGGTCGGCCACGCCACGGCGGACACGAGGGGCACGGGAGGAGCGCGAGGTGACCGAGACGATCAAGCGGGGCACCCGGTTGAGCGGGTCCGAGCGGGAGCAGCTCGCCGGAGAGCTGTCCAAGGGCTACGCGGAGGGCAAGAGCATCCGTGCCCTCGCCGAGGAGACGGGACGGTCCTACGGGTTCGTGCACCGGCTGCTCAGCGAGAACGACGTCACCCTGCGCAGCAGGGGCGGCGCGACGCGCGGCAAGGCCCGCCAGGGCTGACGCAGGTCCGCTCGCGGCGCCGGGGGTCAGGGCCCCGGCGCCGAGGGGCGGTTCACAGCGACCGGTCGGTCCCGCCGTCGACCAGCAGCGACGCTCCGGTGATGTAGCTGGCGGCGGGGGAGAGCAGGAAGACCGCGGCCCGGGCGAACTCGTCCGGCAGACCGGCGCGGCGCAGCGGGATGGTCTCCAGCAGGTCCGCGGCCAGGTCGGTGGGGTCCTCGAACTCCAGCGGTGAGCTCGCGTCGACGTGCCCGGCGAGCAGGTTGTTGATGCGGACACCGCGTGGGCCGAGCTCGTCGGCGAGGGCCTTGGCCGCCATGGCCAGGCCCGGCCGCAGCCCGTTGGCGACGCCGGCGTCCATCACGGGGCTGCGCGCGGTGCTCGACAGCAGCAGGACCATCGACGCCCCCTCGCCCGTGGCGGCCTTCCCGACGGAACGGGCCAGCCGCAGCGGCCCCAGCAGGCTGGACTCGAAGGCTTCGCGCCACGCGCCGTCCGCGGCCTCCAGGACGGTCGAGGTGGGCGGGGCCCCGCAGGAGATGACGGCGCCGTCCAGACGGCCGAAGCGGGCGTTGGCGGCGGCGACGAGGCGGGTCTCGGTGCCGGGGTCGGAGATGTCGCCGGGGACGAGCAGCATCCGGCTGGGGTCGCCGATGGTGGGGGCCACCGCGGCCAGTTCGTCCTCGTCCGCCGCGTGCAGCACCAGCAGCCCGCCCTCGTCGGCGAGCACCCTCGCGCAGGCCAGGCCGAGACCGGTGGACGCACCGGAGACGATGTACACGCGGTCACTGAGGCCCAAGTCCATGCGCCCATTGTTGCGCAGAGTGGCCGA
This genomic interval from Kineococcus endophyticus contains the following:
- the sufB gene encoding Fe-S cluster assembly protein SufB; the protein is MSETPTTAGPPELEGLGKYQYGWSDSDTAGSTARRGLSEDVVRNISALKDEPEWMLALRLKALRLFGRKPMPDWGSDLTGIDFENIKYFVRSTEKQATSWDDLPEDIKNTYDRLGIPEAEKQRLIAGVAAQYESEVVYHQIREDLEEKGVIFVDTDTGLREHEELFKEYFGTVIPVGDNKFASLNTAVWSGGSFIYVPKGVHVDIPLQAYFRINTENMGQFERTLIIADEGSYVHYVEGCTAPIYQSDSLHSAVVEIVVKKNARVRYTTIQNWSNNVYNLVTKRATAAEGATMEWIDGNIGSKVTMKYPAVYLMGEHAKGETLSIAMAGEGQHQDAGAKMVHAAPHTASSIVSKSIARGGGRTSYRGLIQVLEGAHHSASTVRCDALLVDTISRSDTYPYNDIREDDVVMGHEATVSKVSDDQLFYLMSRGMAEDEAMAMIVRGFIEPVARELPMEYALELNRLIELQMEGAVG
- the sufD gene encoding Fe-S cluster assembly protein SufD; the encoded protein is MTLVNEETTASAPGTRSGAGDTSGAHTHGGPVVPEASRAARATSFDVADFPVPTGREEEWKFSPLRELAPLFEVSERAAGNSASVEVSAPAGVEHLTGTPAEVGAGTAFVPGDRVAAASWNATDVAHVVRIPAEAELTEPVLVTVRGQAGRTSEGHLVVETGHHAKALVVLSHVGSGAHRGNVEVRAGDGSELTVVSLQEWDEDALHVGQHDVRVGRDAQVRHIVVTLGGKAVRVSANIAYAAPGGSATALGVYFAGSGQHSEHRQFVDHTAVNCRSYVEYKGALQGADAHAVWIGDVLIRATAEGTETYELNRNLVLTDGARADSVPNLEIETGEIVGAGHASATGRFDDEQLFYLQSRGISEEEARRLVVRGFFASIVDKIGIPEVSQRLMTTIEGRLAEDPTAAPAAQPVEEN
- the sufC gene encoding Fe-S cluster assembly ATPase SufC encodes the protein MSTLEIRDLHVTVDEADGSVKEILRGVDLTIASGEVHAVMGPNGSGKSTLAYSIAGHPKYTVTGGTVTLDGEDVLAMSVDERARAGMFLAMQYPVEVPGVTVSNFLRTAKTAIDGEAPKLRTWVKDVKQAMDDLRMDPSFAERNVNEHFSGGEKKRHEILQMELLKPKFAILDETDSGLDVDALKIVSEGVNRSLSAVSPGVLLITHYTRILRYIKPDFVHVFVNGKVAEQGGPELADSLEETGYDRFLTPA
- a CDS encoding metal-sulfur cluster assembly factor is translated as MTDTTTPAGAASGPTPAALADVEEALKDVIDPELGVNIVDLGLVYGLTVSDDNVATIDMTLTSAACPLTDVLEDQTAQALADVVADHRINWVWMPPWGMEKITDDGRDQLRALGFNV
- the abc-f gene encoding ribosomal protection-like ABC-F family protein; the protein is MIVATDIELRAGARLLMEGVNFRVAAGDRIGLVGRNGAGKTTLTKVLAGEGQPASGTVTRSGEIGYLPQDPRAGDPEMLARDRILAARGLDAVVTKLRRAEADMASDDPKVRDRAMDRYTKLDARFEALGGYTAESEAARICANLNLPERILTQQLKTLSGGQRRRVELARILFSASETLLLDEPTNHLDADSITWLREHLKNYAGGLIVISHDVELLEVVVNRVFHLDANRATIDLYNVGWKNYLKQRETDEKRRQRERANAEKKAGTLLAQAAKMGAKATKAVAAQNMAKRAERLLDGLEDVRVQDKVAKLRFPKPAPCGKTPLMAEGLSKSYGSLEIFTSVDLAIDRGSRVVILGLNGAGKTTLLRMLGGVEDPDTGQIVPGHGLKVGYYAQEHETLDHDRTVLENMRSASPDLDDTRVRTVLGSFLFSGDDVDKPAGVLSGGEKTRLALATLVVSSANVLLLDEPTNNLDPASRAEILDALKHYEGAVVLVTHDEGAVEALGPERVVLLPDGVEDLWNAGYAELVALA
- a CDS encoding helix-turn-helix domain-containing protein; this encodes MTETIKRGTRLSGSEREQLAGELSKGYAEGKSIRALAEETGRSYGFVHRLLSENDVTLRSRGGATRGKARQG
- a CDS encoding SDR family oxidoreductase produces the protein MDLGLSDRVYIVSGASTGLGLACARVLADEGGLLVLHAADEDELAAVAPTIGDPSRMLLVPGDISDPGTETRLVAAANARFGRLDGAVISCGAPPTSTVLEAADGAWREAFESSLLGPLRLARSVGKAATGEGASMVLLLSSTARSPVMDAGVANGLRPGLAMAAKALADELGPRGVRINNLLAGHVDASSPLEFEDPTDLAADLLETIPLRRAGLPDEFARAAVFLLSPAASYITGASLLVDGGTDRSL